One genomic window of Methyloceanibacter sp. wino2 includes the following:
- a CDS encoding NAD-dependent epimerase, producing MRVIVTGAAGFIGFHTAKALLERGDTVVGFDNLNDYYDVVLKEARLAELAPFDAFSLVRGDVGDRAAVEKLFADAKPQRIIHLAAQAGVRHSLTHPEKYVQSNLVGFFNVLEACRHSAIEHLVFASSSSVYGANTHVPFSIHDNVDHPLSFYAASKKANELMAHSYAHLYQLPVTGLRFFTVYGPWGRPDMALFKFVQRILADEPIDVYNEGHHARDFTYIDDIVSGVVRAADKVAAPNPGWSGENPDPATSTAPYRLYNIGNNNPVQLMDFIACIEQACGRTSKKKLLPMQPGDVPETFADISDLANDMGFSPNTPIEYGIEKFVAWYRSYYGV from the coding sequence ATGAGAGTCATTGTTACGGGCGCCGCTGGCTTCATCGGCTTCCACACTGCCAAGGCCCTGTTGGAACGCGGCGATACGGTCGTCGGATTCGACAATCTGAATGACTATTACGATGTCGTGCTGAAAGAAGCACGACTGGCGGAGTTGGCTCCCTTCGATGCGTTCTCGCTTGTTAGGGGAGACGTTGGCGATCGGGCCGCCGTCGAAAAGCTGTTCGCCGACGCCAAGCCCCAGCGGATCATACACCTCGCGGCGCAGGCCGGGGTTCGGCATTCACTGACACACCCTGAGAAGTACGTTCAATCCAATCTCGTCGGCTTCTTCAATGTTCTCGAGGCATGCCGGCATAGCGCAATCGAGCACCTCGTGTTTGCGTCGTCCAGCTCTGTCTATGGCGCCAATACGCATGTGCCGTTCAGCATCCACGACAATGTCGACCACCCGCTGAGCTTCTACGCGGCAAGCAAGAAGGCCAACGAGCTGATGGCCCACTCCTATGCGCATCTTTATCAGTTGCCGGTGACGGGTCTACGATTTTTCACCGTGTACGGACCATGGGGACGTCCGGACATGGCCCTGTTCAAATTTGTGCAGCGGATATTGGCCGATGAGCCCATCGACGTTTACAACGAGGGCCACCATGCGCGCGACTTCACTTATATCGATGACATCGTCAGCGGCGTGGTGCGCGCGGCGGACAAAGTGGCCGCGCCCAACCCAGGCTGGTCGGGCGAAAATCCAGACCCCGCAACGTCGACGGCCCCCTATCGGCTCTACAACATTGGCAACAACAATCCGGTCCAGCTGATGGATTTCATAGCCTGCATCGAGCAAGCGTGCGGGCGAACCTCGAAGAAAAAACTTCTGCCGATGCAGCCGGGCGACGTGCCGGAAACTTTTGCCGACATTTCCGACCTCGCAAACGACATGGGCTTTTCGCCGAACACCCCAATCGAATACGGGATCGAGAAGTTTGTCGCCTGGTACCGCTCTTATTACGGTGTTTGA
- a CDS encoding glycosyltransferase, whose protein sequence is MDEAPKLLFVVHAWGGGTIRFAIELAEMISNRATVVWAWGENDKTIHVSSTRPYDSEISFNVAAGLEAPLEHLRAYGFRRANVIQTIGFGKTIGTLLKGLDISYDVTFTDYHYFSDTPHFEDDQGMFVGDEAVAQSQASWRGKVPPLLLGAGRLIAISGDLANRLQGFIPERPVIATRVYEAQKLNRKSVKRPVLARGEAMRVLFLGRPNPVKGVNIVLNVIERIRQAQLPIEVHCLGEIDPDRERQLRAIEQVTVHGAYEHSDLPEIVGKIDPHLAWFPFTQPETHSYALSDAMRMGLPVLATAIGAVPERLYGRPHTWLVPFGASMSENHFNWIEKLYRDRLDCGPSWVDIGHLPTIDRAFFPKRYIEPILPGFWERLSRFIRLRSFHGGESSE, encoded by the coding sequence GAGATGATCTCAAACCGGGCAACCGTTGTCTGGGCTTGGGGCGAGAACGACAAGACCATCCACGTCTCCAGCACACGTCCGTATGACTCCGAGATCAGCTTCAATGTGGCGGCCGGACTTGAAGCGCCTCTGGAGCACCTGAGGGCCTATGGATTCCGCCGCGCCAACGTCATCCAGACTATTGGGTTCGGAAAGACGATCGGCACCCTGCTGAAGGGCCTCGACATATCTTATGACGTGACCTTCACGGACTACCACTACTTTTCGGACACGCCGCATTTCGAGGACGACCAGGGGATGTTCGTCGGCGACGAGGCGGTCGCGCAGAGCCAAGCATCTTGGCGGGGGAAGGTCCCGCCGCTCCTGCTCGGTGCGGGCCGGCTTATAGCGATCTCAGGCGACCTCGCCAACCGGCTCCAGGGCTTCATCCCCGAGAGGCCCGTCATCGCGACACGGGTTTATGAAGCTCAAAAACTGAACCGAAAATCCGTCAAGCGTCCGGTGCTCGCGAGAGGCGAAGCCATGCGTGTCCTATTTTTGGGACGTCCCAATCCGGTAAAGGGTGTGAACATCGTTCTGAATGTCATCGAACGCATCCGGCAGGCTCAGCTGCCGATCGAAGTCCACTGCCTTGGGGAGATTGATCCTGACCGAGAAAGACAGCTGCGCGCCATCGAGCAGGTGACGGTACACGGCGCCTACGAGCATTCCGATTTGCCGGAGATTGTCGGCAAGATCGACCCGCATCTCGCGTGGTTCCCATTTACTCAGCCCGAGACACATAGCTACGCGCTCTCCGACGCGATGCGAATGGGTCTTCCAGTCCTTGCCACGGCCATCGGAGCGGTCCCTGAGCGGCTCTATGGCCGGCCCCACACCTGGCTCGTTCCCTTTGGCGCATCGATGTCGGAGAACCACTTCAACTGGATCGAAAAGCTCTATCGAGACCGGCTGGACTGCGGCCCATCTTGGGTGGACATTGGTCACCTTCCGACGATTGATCGCGCCTTCTTTCCTAAGCGCTACATTGAACCAATATTGCCTGGATTCTGGGAAAGGCTATCCCGCTTCATCCGGCTCAGAAGTTTTCATGGCGGGGAATCAAGCGAATGA